The Myroides phaeus DNA segment AATTGCATACTTTCCAATATTACTCGCATTCTCATAGTAAACTAAAGCCTTTTCAATATCGTCATTATCGCGATACTCACTTCCTTTCTCAAGAAAAAGAGTCATTAAATTATATGCGAAAAAACCTTCACAATCTAACTCATAACCATACTCTTGAATATCAATACCTAAACGTTCTCCTAATTCGTAAAATATAAAATAAAGAGGTCCTTCTATCTTTTTATTTTGATCAAAATACTGATGCAAATACTCAAAAGCACGTTTGGTATTCTTCTCTACACTTAAATAATACTTTGCCTTCATCTGTAAAGCAAAGGCATTATCAGGATTTTCTTCCAATCCTTTTTCAATTAATGAAGCATACTTTGCACCAACCTCACGTACATTTTTATACCCACATTCTGTAGGATAATCAACTGCAATAGCATACATTAAATACAGCAATCCCCATTCGTTGTCTATTTTTCCTGCCTCATATTCTACTTCTATTGCTTTTACAAATACGCTACAATATGCATTACTGTGAAAATTATAAAAAGAATTCATATAAATAAAAGCTTCTCCATACTTACCTCTTTCAAGAAATAGATTACCACCTTGAAATCCTGTGTAATAATGATCTGGAGCGTGTTCAAAACTCATTCTATAAAAAGCTTCTGCTGTACTAAAGTCTTCCAACTCTCTGTAGAGGAAAGCTATTTTATAATATGTATCTCCGAACTCTTTATCTTGTAAACTATAATCATCTTTTAGCTTTGAAATTTCAATCAACTTATCGTGTAAAACTTCAATTGCTTTCTCTTTTAGTTCTAACTTATGTTCATACGACCACGCTATTAAGTCGTAAGCAGAAAAAACAGCTTCTTTGTCATTTGACACATTGTCAATAATTTCTTGTGCTGTAGAAAGTATTACAGAGACATCATCATAGTATGGACCATTGTGAATACTTATTTTCCAAAACAGAGCCTCTACATTTAAGGCATTTTCTCGCAAGAGCTCCTCTACAATAGATAATACCTGTTCAGACAAACTTTGATTCTTTGCATAAAAAATAGCCTTCTCTTCTTCATTAGCCTCCAATAATTTGTCACCAACTATCAATTGATCATAAAGCTCCTTAATTTCTTCTAATCTTATATCTTTTTGTGCCATATCTATTGTTTCTGCAAATTTTTAATAAAACCATAAATATACTACAATTCCCAAGTAATCTTCCTATTACATTAATGCAACTTACTATAAATGAAACTTTTTCAAACCCACTTAATTCCCTATACTACTCTCCTCATAAATTTTGCTACATCTATTATCGGCAACAACACTATAGTCTCTAATTTTAGAAAACTATCTTCATTATATAGTCGCTTTACACTAAAATAAATCGATTATTCTTCAAATCTTCTTTGATACTCCTACTACACTCCTACCACATTCCCACCACACTCCTTCGACAAAACGACCGTTTTCCTAAGGAATCTCGAACTTGTGTCGAACTTGTGTCGAACAAGGTTCCTATTTAACTACATTAAACCCTAAACAAATACATAGCTAAAGCCGTTATTATTGCTGACTTAAAGGCTATAAATACGTCATATAAATCATTTTTAAAAACACCTCTATTACACTTAATAAACAAGAGAAAATGCACTTTTAGACATTTTTTTAACCAAAAAAACAGAAAAACATACCTTTTTACCTCAAAAAACTACCTCTTTTTATTTTAAAACACCTCATAACATCTATTCATAGCCTCTTTTGCTATTAACAAATCTTTGTCATTTATTCCTTTGAACTATTAACAGAAACATATATGTTTGCGTAATATGAAAAAAATCAATTCACATAACATTAAATCTCAAGGTCAAAGGTTCTTTGCCCTATTTAGTCTTTTGTGGGTTATTTTATCTTCGTGTACTGTTCAAGCTACTATTTCTGCTCTTAGCACAAATGACTTAACTTCTATTGAACAAAGCACTAAACCCAATAAACCAAAGCACAGTAACAAAGTTGTTTTTAGCCCAGAGAATTGTCAGAATCAATTCACTGCTGATAGCGATATTGTGATACAAAAAGCAGGTGTAGATATCAGCAACCCTTATGTTGCCTTGCTTATCTCTACTTTTGTTTTCTTCTTTTTTGGCTTTGCGTTTTTAAAAGACTTCACTGTTCACCCTCTGTATAGTAGCAATACGCTGCTTAGAGGAAACTTACCTCTGTTTATACAACATCAGAATTTTAGAATTTGATTTAAAAGCAACGATTTAGCTACGCAATATTCACACTATTGGGTAAGCATTACTATGCTTAAATTTTTCAAATTAATCAAGGCTATCAAGCTTTTACAGCCTTTTCAAAATCTTCCTGATGATGAAAAAACACCTTTTTACAACCGCTGTTGTAGGAGTGATTACTCTTACTGCTCAATGGGGGTACGCCCAAAATACGCCTCAATTTTCACTAATTGATTTGTGGGAAAAAACTGAACAAAACTATGTGGGACTACAAGCTAAAAATGCCTCTGTAGATGCTGCACAACATCATTATAAATCTTCTAAAACGGAAGCGTTACCACAACTTCGCATTCAAGCACAAAACTCTTATGGTTCGTTTGAAGGTAGCAATGGTGCTTTCTTTCCGCAACCTGGTTTTTTTAACGTAAGTGGTAATCCTGATGCGTTTGACGGAGCAGATAATACAATGAACACTTTCGGCTCTGCTGTTGTGGAATGGGAAGTATTTGCTTTTGGCAAACAAAAACAAGCTACTAAAGCAACGAAGGCTTCTTTAAATAAGTCTATTGCTGATAAAGAGGCTTATGCTATTCAACTCAAAAAGGAACTGACAACTCGCTATATCCGTACTTTATACAATGAGGCTAACTTAGATTGGACACAGAAAAACACCAATCGCCTCAATGAAGTACAACGTATTACTGCCAGTTTAACTGCAGCAGGAATGAAACCACAAGCTGATAGTTTACTGGCACATTCTTCTTATTTACAAGCGTTGAGTCAGCAAGACTTATGGCAAGGAAATAAGGAAAGTTCGCTTATACACTTAGCTGAACTAACGGGGGAAGAAAGCGGAATGAATACAATTGAAACCGAGCGTTTTCTAACATTTTCTACAATTGAAAATCAACCTGCTACAGCAATTGAAAACAATCACCCTTTCTTACAATCACTTGAACACCAATCGGAATCACTGATGCATTCAAGTAAATCTATCGCTCGCAGTGGATTACCATCCTTCAAAGTTTTAGGAGGATATGCTGTTAGAGGGTCTGGAATAGACAAGTCTGGTTATGTATCTGATCGTTGGAAAGATGGTTTCTCAAATAGCGTAGATAACTATCTGGTTGGTGTTGGACTAACGTGGAACTTTACAACTCTTTTTACGAATAAGCACAAGCAAGAAAACTTTGCTAAAATGGCTAAGAGTGTTGATTTTCAAAAGGAACAATACAGCCAACAAATGCAAGCGCAATTGGCGTCGAGCATCGCTAAAATCAATGAGCAACAAAAGCAATTGCAAAAGACAAAACAGGCTATTGAGCAAGCACATCAGGCTTACACAATGTATTTAGCACGTTATAAAAGTGGTTTAATTGCTTTGAGTGAATTATTGCAGATTCAATCGCTATTGCAACAAGCTGAGAAAACGCATATAGAAGCATCTCAACAGTATTGGTTACAATTAGTAGCACAAGCAACATTGACCACTGATTTCCAATTTCTTTTCAACAATCTTTAATTCAACTTACTATGAATCTTATTCGATTTGCATTGAGGAAACCGATTGCGATTATGATTATCGTATTAGCAATGGGCTTTTTATCAGTTAATGCAATTAAAAAAATAAACGTAGATATATTCCCTGAAATAGAATTGCCTTCTATTTACATTGCTATGCCGTATGGTGGACTATCTCCAGCTTATATGGATGGTTTTATGGCTAATGAGTTCCAAAAGGTATTACTTTTCGTAGGGGGAGTTCAAAATATTGACTTTAAAAGTGTACAAGGATTAACGTTGATGAAACTTTCGTTTTATCCTGGTACAGATATGGCACAAGCAGCGGGAGAAGTTTCTACCCAAGTATCGCGTGCAATGGGATTCTTACCTCCTGGTGCGGTACCTCCTATGGTGGTGCGTTTTGACGGTAGTTCACTGCCTGTGGGACAATTAGTTTTTGAGAGTTCTCAGCGTTCTATCACAGAACTACAAACAATGGTACAAACGCGCATTAGACCAATGTTTGTGCAAATTCCTGGGGTTACAGCTCCTGCTCCTTTTGGTGGAAACGTGCGTTCGATTGTAATTAGCTTAGACCAACAAGCAATGCAAGCAAATGGCTTAAACCCAGAAGAAGTAACACTTGCTATTACACAGAATAGCCACCCTTCTCCTGCTGGTAATATCCGCATTGGAGAAGAAAACTTAATGGCGCCGATTAACTCAATTGCCAAAAATCAAGAGACTTTCTTAAACACACCAATTAAGAATAAAGACGGTAGAACAATCTATATCAAGGATGTTGCTAATGTACAAGATGCGGCTGACCAAACAACGGGGTATGCTTTAATTAACGGCTCTCGTTCTGTTTACTTGCCTATTATCAAAAAGGCAGATGCCTCTACAATTGACGTGGTAAACAACTTGAAAGAGTCGCTGCCAATGCTTAAAAACACCCTTCCAGAAGACGTGAGTATTCGCTATGAATTTGACCAATCGAAATACATTGAGCGTTCGTTGACAAACTTAATTCACGAAGGTATTTTAGGTGCTTTGTTTACAGGACTGATGATTTTCCTTTTCTTAGGAGATCCCCGTGGAGCGTTAATCGTAATTCTAACCATTCCTGTTGCTATTTTGTCGGCGGTTGCTACCCTATACTTCTTTGGTCAGACCATTAACATTATGACTTTAAGTGGTCTTGCCTTGTCAATTGGTATCCTCGTCGATGAAGCCACCGTAACCATTGAGAATATTCACCAACATATGGAAATGGGCAAGCGAAAGCCTAAGGCTATTTTAGATGCGTTGTTAGAAATATCTATTCCTAAATTACTGATTTTACTGTGTATTCTTGCTGTATTAACGCCAGCATTTATTATGGCGGGAATCCCAAGAGATATGTTTATGCCTCTATCTATGGCAGTAGCTTTTGCAATGATATTCTCTTTCTTAGCTTCTCAAACTTTTGTGCCTATTTTGGCAAACTGGTTAATGAAAAACAAGTTGAAGAAAGTTTACAAATCTAAGACTAAAAGACAACGCAAATTTTTTGAGAAGTTCAGACTGCGTTATTCGCAAGTGGTGCGTGTTTCACATAAACGTTCAAGAGTATTATTTATAGGGTATGTTGCGATTGCTATTGGTGCTATAGCTCTGTTATTGCCTGTAATTGGAATGGATATTATGCCAACGTCTAACAGTGGAGATTTCCAAATTAGAATTGAAGCACCACAAGGAAGTCGCTTAGAAAAAACAGAGGGGATTGTCAAGGATATCATTGGTGACATCAAGTCTATTCTACCTGAAAATGGGTTGTCTATTACCTCAGCTTATGTGGGTATGCAACCGTCAGGTACGCCAATTAACCCTATTTTCTTGTTTACAAATGCCTCTCACGAAGCCGTATTACAAGTAGCTGTTGACCAAAGCATATACACTGGTTCTATGG contains these protein-coding regions:
- a CDS encoding TolC family protein, whose amino-acid sequence is MMKKHLFTTAVVGVITLTAQWGYAQNTPQFSLIDLWEKTEQNYVGLQAKNASVDAAQHHYKSSKTEALPQLRIQAQNSYGSFEGSNGAFFPQPGFFNVSGNPDAFDGADNTMNTFGSAVVEWEVFAFGKQKQATKATKASLNKSIADKEAYAIQLKKELTTRYIRTLYNEANLDWTQKNTNRLNEVQRITASLTAAGMKPQADSLLAHSSYLQALSQQDLWQGNKESSLIHLAELTGEESGMNTIETERFLTFSTIENQPATAIENNHPFLQSLEHQSESLMHSSKSIARSGLPSFKVLGGYAVRGSGIDKSGYVSDRWKDGFSNSVDNYLVGVGLTWNFTTLFTNKHKQENFAKMAKSVDFQKEQYSQQMQAQLASSIAKINEQQKQLQKTKQAIEQAHQAYTMYLARYKSGLIALSELLQIQSLLQQAEKTHIEASQQYWLQLVAQATLTTDFQFLFNNL
- a CDS encoding efflux RND transporter permease subunit, which encodes MNLIRFALRKPIAIMIIVLAMGFLSVNAIKKINVDIFPEIELPSIYIAMPYGGLSPAYMDGFMANEFQKVLLFVGGVQNIDFKSVQGLTLMKLSFYPGTDMAQAAGEVSTQVSRAMGFLPPGAVPPMVVRFDGSSLPVGQLVFESSQRSITELQTMVQTRIRPMFVQIPGVTAPAPFGGNVRSIVISLDQQAMQANGLNPEEVTLAITQNSHPSPAGNIRIGEENLMAPINSIAKNQETFLNTPIKNKDGRTIYIKDVANVQDAADQTTGYALINGSRSVYLPIIKKADASTIDVVNNLKESLPMLKNTLPEDVSIRYEFDQSKYIERSLTNLIHEGILGALFTGLMIFLFLGDPRGALIVILTIPVAILSAVATLYFFGQTINIMTLSGLALSIGILVDEATVTIENIHQHMEMGKRKPKAILDALLEISIPKLLILLCILAVLTPAFIMAGIPRDMFMPLSMAVAFAMIFSFLASQTFVPILANWLMKNKLKKVYKSKTKRQRKFFEKFRLRYSQVVRVSHKRSRVLFIGYVAIAIGAIALLLPVIGMDIMPTSNSGDFQIRIEAPQGSRLEKTEGIVKDIIGDIKSILPENGLSITSAYVGMQPSGTPINPIFLFTNASHEAVLQVAVDQSIYTGSMVELKEKIRLLVAENRPDVQINFEPMELVEKIMGQGAMTPIEVKVGSRQIKVAEGHAKKIEAELKQIPYLRDIRIAEPLAYPSLQIEVDRDLLGQFGLTMRDVTKSLATATSSTRFTDKNLWVDPNSGLVFQVQVQIPEGDMNSEQTLRAMPLKKGSLRPTLDDVATITRVPEAAQVNRKGPNRYVTIIANIHQKDLGSASKAVKKAIANVGEAPRGTMVWTEGTLNLLDETLGNLLIGLGVAVITIYLMLSAFYQSFRLPLVILSVLPAVITGSLIVLFLSGSTLNLQSYMGIIMSIGVSVSNAVLLINQAEHYRKEVRLRPVNAARLAASSRLRPILMTAAAMIAGMLPMSLGLGDGGEQVAPLGQAVIGGLIASTITILLLLPHFFTSMMAKSSIVGPSLDPDDKDSKYYEVETN